ATTGGAAAACGCAGAAACGATACCAATCTTATGCCGATAAATAAATTTATTCGTTAGCCCAGCTTGTTATTTGAGGCAAATTTTGTAAAAGCATACAATTAAAATGTTTTTTAGGGCAAGCTGAATAACCCAATTTTGAACAAGGTCGGCAGGGCAAACCGGCAACCTCCGAAATTTGGTAGAGGTGCTGTTCTGCTTCCGGATAATAAGGGTACATACCAAAACCTGGCACTGTATTACCCCAAATTGTAAACATTGGCTTTTTAAAAGCTGCCGCAATATGCATCAGGCCGGTATCGTGGGTAATTACTTTATGGGCCTGGCGCAAAACCGATGCCGATTGATGTAAATTTAAAATACCGCAGGCATTAAAGATGGCTAAATTGGCATTTTTTGCACACGCCTGTACAATGGCTTGTGCAGTAGGCATCTCGGCTTTGCCGCCTAAAAGCACAGTAGGTAGTTTTATTGTATTACACAAGGCAATGAGTTGCGCCGTAAGAAGTGCTTTTGTGGCGTAAGTTGCCCCTAATACCAAGGCAATATAAGGCTGCTTTTCTGTTTGTTGAAAAAAAACTTGTAAATCAATTTCGTTATTAGGATCAATAAAAAAATCTAAGCCAGCGTGGTCGTTTTTGATACCAAGCCCTGCCACTGCCTCAAAATACCTGTCCACAATATGTAAATTTGGCATTTTATTGATTTTAAAATTAACCAATAGCCATTTTTCAATATTTAATTTTGGAAACGATTTGCTGGGTTTTGTCAAGGCATTTTTAATAATAAATGTCCGCTGATTGTGGTGCAAATCAACAACAAAATCGAATTGGTGCTGCCGTAAACTGCAAATATGTTCCCATAACGAATCATCCAAACAATGTACTTTGTATATATATGGGTTAGCGCTATGTATTATTGCAAAACCCTGCTTGGTAGCCACATGTATTTCGCAATTGGGTAATTGCTGATACAAGCAGCGCAAAACAGGACTGGTTAGAACAATATCGCCAATGGCACTATAACGCAGTACTAATATTTTAGGCACTTGTTTATTTATCCGGATGAAAATTAGGTTTTAGCCTCATCAGGAAGCTATTTTGCGAAATGCTACTTTTAATCTTCGTTTAAAAACGGGTAGCGAAAATCGGTAGGCGGTACAAAATTTTCTTTTATTACCCTTGGCGAAACCCAGCGAATTAAATTAAGGTACGAGCCAGCCTTGTCGTTTGTTCCACTGGCGCGTGCGCCGCCAAAGGGCTGTTGGTTTACAACGGCTCCGGTAGGTTTGTCGTTAATATAAAAATTACCGGCGGCATGGCGCAACACTTTACTGGCGTGTTCAATTGCTTTGCGGTCAGTGGCTAAAAATGCGCCCGTTAAGGCATACGGCGAGGTGTTGTTTACCAACTGTAGGGTTTCGTTATATTTGTTTTCGTCATAAACATATACAGTTAAAACTGGACCAAAAATCTCTTCGCACATAGTTGTATAATGCGGGTTATTGGTTAAAATTACAGTTGGCTCAATAAAATATCCGGTGCTTTTGTTGTAGTTGCCACCAATAATTACATCGGCGCCGCTGGCTTGGTGGGCATCGTCAATATATTTTGTAATACTGTTGAACGATTTTTCGTCAATAACGGCATTAATAAAATTGCCAAAATTTTCGACTGTACCCATTTTGAAAGCTGCTATATCTTCTGCCATTTTCCGGATGATTTCCTTGTGCATGTTCGAGGGTAAATATGCCCTTGATGCTGCTGAACATTTTTGCCCTTGATACTCAAAGGCGCCGCGGCTTAAGGCGGTAGCTACTTCGGCGGGGTTGGCCGATGGGTGTGCAAACACAAAATCCTTTCCGCCTGTTTCGCCTACAATGCGTGGATACGATTTATAATTGCTTATGTTTTGCCCAATGGTGCGCCACATATATTGAAACGTGCCGGTTGAGCCGGTAAAGTGAATGCCGGCAAACTCCGGATGCGCAAAACAAGCAGCACCAACATCGGGGCCGGGCGCAAAAACCAAATTAATAACGCCATCGGGCAGTCCAGCAGTTCTAAACACTTCCATTATAACTTGGGCTGAAAAAATTTGGGTTTCGGCGGGCTTCCAAACTACGGTATTACCCATCATGGCGGGCGATGAGGGCAAATTACCCGCAATAGCTGTAAAATTGAAAGGCGTAATAGCTACTACAAACCCCTCTAAGGGGCGGTATTCCATCCGGTTCCACACACCGGGCGACGAACCTGGCTGGTTTTGGTAAATTTGTTCGGCATAATGGGCGTTAAAGCGCAAAAAGTCGGCTAACTCGCAAGCCGAGTCAATTTCGGCCTGAAAAGCATTTTTAGATTGCCCCAGCATGGTTGCAGCGTTAATTCGGGCGCGGTAGGGGCCGGCAATTAGCTCGGCGGCTTTTAAAAATATGGCAATTCTGTGTTCCCAAGCCATGTCCTCCCAAT
The sequence above is drawn from the Sphingobacteriales bacterium genome and encodes:
- the pruA gene encoding L-glutamate gamma-semialdehyde dehydrogenase → MPKGVFSVPLPTNEPVLTYAPNTPERQQLKAALAAAKAQQITVPMYIGGKQITTDNLVAMRPPHEHAHILGHFYKGNATHVQQAIEAALAAKPDWEDMAWEHRIAIFLKAAELIAGPYRARINAATMLGQSKNAFQAEIDSACELADFLRFNAHYAEQIYQNQPGSSPGVWNRMEYRPLEGFVVAITPFNFTAIAGNLPSSPAMMGNTVVWKPAETQIFSAQVIMEVFRTAGLPDGVINLVFAPGPDVGAACFAHPEFAGIHFTGSTGTFQYMWRTIGQNISNYKSYPRIVGETGGKDFVFAHPSANPAEVATALSRGAFEYQGQKCSAASRAYLPSNMHKEIIRKMAEDIAAFKMGTVENFGNFINAVIDEKSFNSITKYIDDAHQASGADVIIGGNYNKSTGYFIEPTVILTNNPHYTTMCEEIFGPVLTVYVYDENKYNETLQLVNNTSPYALTGAFLATDRKAIEHASKVLRHAAGNFYINDKPTGAVVNQQPFGGARASGTNDKAGSYLNLIRWVSPRVIKENFVPPTDFRYPFLNED
- a CDS encoding glycosyltransferase family 9 protein, which produces MPKILVLRYSAIGDIVLTSPVLRCLYQQLPNCEIHVATKQGFAIIHSANPYIYKVHCLDDSLWEHICSLRQHQFDFVVDLHHNQRTFIIKNALTKPSKSFPKLNIEKWLLVNFKINKMPNLHIVDRYFEAVAGLGIKNDHAGLDFFIDPNNEIDLQVFFQQTEKQPYIALVLGATYATKALLTAQLIALCNTIKLPTVLLGGKAEMPTAQAIVQACAKNANLAIFNACGILNLHQSASVLRQAHKVITHDTGLMHIAAAFKKPMFTIWGNTVPGFGMYPYYPEAEQHLYQISEVAGLPCRPCSKLGYSACPKKHFNCMLLQNLPQITSWANE